A window of Rufibacter sp. LB8 contains these coding sequences:
- a CDS encoding MFS transporter — MATASQRVYSWHFWLMCLSSFLFFASFNLLIPELPAYLTQLGGADYKGLIIGLFAVTACLARPFSGKLADTWGRLPVMYAGVLVCVLCGLLYPLFATVTGFLVLRFLHGFSTGFTPTGNSAYIADVVPLERRGEAIGIFGLAGSLGMAAGPALGGEMAKYFPVEILFYTSSALAAISVLVLAGMKETLPNPQKFSWKLLRVRRHELFEPNVLPPFIVMILTVFCFGAVLTLTPDFSEHLNMGNKGLFFTCFTVSSLGIRFLAGRASDKYGRVQILRVSSLLLVISMVILATAQTKFQFLASAVLFGIGSGMNSPTLYAWCIDLSHPESRGRAMATIYIALELGIGLGAFLSGWLYGNNAARLPLAFWTAGALCFAAFLYLMFGSHAKYKSQEELV; from the coding sequence ATGGCAACAGCTTCCCAACGGGTCTATTCCTGGCATTTCTGGCTTATGTGCCTGAGCTCGTTTCTGTTTTTCGCCAGCTTTAATTTATTGATTCCGGAGTTGCCCGCCTATTTAACCCAACTGGGCGGCGCCGATTACAAAGGCCTGATTATTGGGCTGTTTGCGGTCACGGCCTGCCTTGCACGCCCGTTCAGCGGAAAATTGGCCGACACCTGGGGTCGTCTGCCGGTGATGTACGCGGGCGTGCTAGTCTGCGTGCTCTGTGGCTTGCTGTACCCGCTGTTCGCCACGGTGACGGGTTTTCTGGTTCTTCGGTTTCTGCACGGTTTTTCCACGGGGTTCACGCCCACGGGCAACAGCGCGTACATTGCAGACGTGGTGCCGCTGGAACGCCGCGGCGAAGCCATCGGGATTTTTGGTTTGGCCGGAAGTCTGGGCATGGCGGCGGGTCCGGCCCTGGGCGGTGAGATGGCGAAGTATTTTCCGGTGGAGATTCTCTTTTACACGTCTTCGGCGCTGGCCGCCATTTCTGTTTTGGTCTTGGCGGGCATGAAGGAAACCTTGCCCAATCCGCAGAAATTCTCCTGGAAACTGCTGCGCGTGCGCCGCCACGAACTCTTTGAACCCAACGTGTTGCCGCCGTTTATTGTTATGATCTTGACGGTATTCTGCTTTGGCGCCGTGCTCACCCTCACCCCAGATTTCAGCGAACATTTGAACATGGGCAATAAAGGGCTGTTCTTCACTTGTTTCACCGTTTCCTCGCTGGGCATCAGGTTTCTGGCAGGCCGCGCCTCCGACAAATACGGGCGCGTACAAATCCTGCGGGTGTCGTCTTTATTATTAGTGATTTCCATGGTGATTCTGGCCACGGCGCAGACTAAGTTTCAGTTCCTGGCTTCGGCGGTGTTGTTTGGGATTGGGTCCGGCATGAATTCGCCCACGCTCTACGCCTGGTGCATTGACCTGAGCCACCCCGAGAGCCGCGGCCGCGCCATGGCCACCATCTACATTGCCCTGGAACTGGGAATTGGCCTGGGTGCTTTCTTATCTGGTTGGTTATATGGGAACAATGCGGCTAGATTACCTCTGGCTTTCTGGACCGCGGGTGCGCTTTGCTTTGCGGCGTTTCTTTATCTGATGTTCGGGTCACATGCTAAATACAAGTCACAGGAAGAATTGGTGTGA
- a CDS encoding SH3 domain-containing protein, which yields MKHRYWKLLIMALLVFSPLLRVAADGYSAGDKLYVAPTSGVNLRANPSGKAPVLQQLHYNTMVTVLPDSVPENPYQVSVTNFDNGKLELKGHWVKVQAGNRTGYVFDGMLSPFKGQPMAPTHLSQEQDDAYYASLFGKPSTKTLQKTTVLQGKKFPYETVIKTYPKGMVEESTFFDGCYELNFTFKTTFNQAYWLIEQMLVDADAAQDIKIKKVQEGKVLLSFDSCT from the coding sequence ATGAAACACAGGTATTGGAAATTGCTGATCATGGCCCTGCTCGTCTTTTCGCCTTTGCTCCGGGTGGCCGCTGATGGGTATTCAGCAGGTGACAAGTTGTATGTGGCGCCAACCTCAGGCGTAAACCTGCGGGCGAATCCTTCCGGAAAAGCTCCTGTGCTACAGCAACTCCATTACAATACCATGGTCACCGTTCTGCCTGACTCTGTGCCGGAGAATCCTTATCAGGTTTCGGTTACAAATTTTGACAATGGGAAACTGGAGCTGAAAGGGCATTGGGTGAAGGTACAAGCCGGCAACCGCACGGGCTATGTGTTTGATGGCATGCTCTCGCCATTTAAAGGCCAGCCCATGGCTCCTACGCACCTATCTCAGGAGCAGGATGATGCGTATTACGCTTCTCTTTTCGGGAAACCCAGCACCAAGACGTTGCAAAAGACCACTGTCTTACAAGGGAAAAAGTTTCCCTATGAAACGGTTATTAAAACCTACCCGAAGGGGATGGTGGAAGAATCCACTTTTTTTGATGGCTGCTACGAACTCAACTTCACGTTCAAAACAACTTTTAACCAGGCGTACTGGCTTATAGAACAAATGCTGGTTGACGCAGATGCCGCCCAGGACATTAAAATAAAGAAGGTACAAGAAGGGAAAGTGTTATTAAGCTTCGATAGCTGCACTTAA
- a CDS encoding peptidylprolyl isomerase yields the protein MKKTLRTATALLLFAAACGQPGQKSGGTVHKFSDATLRNIYTLQDERKTQELLPFLQRPEAMYRQEAAMAFGSVQDSTVIPQLSALLQDSDLGVKKAAAYALGQTYSPQAEQALITAYGSNTDPGLRAELLEAWGKCASQRGLDMLAMFSTAQPQLQVGQAWALYRAGQRRLNYGPALKKANELLKSTEEGARLGAAHFLGRTPRLDASSVKEQIFAVVQKDPSANVRMAAVLALGKMTDTSRVAAVAMAALKNDTDYRVRVNAVRPLNAFPYEQVKTAAWAALADTHPHVALSAADYLTAKAPATEANRLAEAANKQPDWRVRATLFGAALAATPASQKASVSQEIQKRFTASSNAYEKAALLTALAKDQSQHTFIQQQVFSASHPAIGTAGLEALVSMRGQKDFPGADIPAFNQYFQKAIQSGEIALVGIAAGAIRNPSLGLKDAYPDRSFLTQARDKLQLPRDVETYQELQRSIDFLEGKTTAPATKTPFTHPTNWTTVNSLRKNQQVQLRTSKGNITFELFVEEAPASVANFVELVQKKFYDGKNFHRVVPNFVAQGGDPRGDGWGSSDYSIRSEFADLNFLEGYVGMASAGKDTESVQWFITHSPTPHLDGKYTIFARVVKGMDVVHKLNIGDTIEKVTLVK from the coding sequence ATGAAAAAAACCCTTCGCACCGCCACCGCGCTGCTGCTCTTTGCTGCGGCCTGTGGTCAGCCCGGCCAGAAAAGTGGCGGCACCGTCCATAAATTCTCAGACGCCACCCTGCGCAACATCTACACCCTGCAAGACGAACGCAAAACCCAGGAACTCCTCCCCTTTCTGCAACGCCCCGAAGCCATGTACCGGCAGGAGGCTGCCATGGCGTTCGGCTCTGTACAGGACAGCACCGTGATTCCGCAGCTCAGCGCCTTGCTGCAGGACTCTGACCTGGGCGTGAAGAAAGCCGCCGCCTACGCCTTGGGCCAGACGTATAGCCCCCAGGCCGAGCAAGCCTTGATCACCGCCTACGGCAGCAACACAGACCCTGGGTTGCGGGCCGAACTACTGGAAGCCTGGGGAAAATGCGCCTCGCAGCGCGGATTGGACATGCTGGCCATGTTCAGCACGGCCCAACCGCAGTTGCAGGTGGGCCAGGCCTGGGCTTTGTACCGCGCCGGACAGCGCCGCCTGAACTACGGCCCCGCCCTCAAAAAAGCGAATGAACTGTTGAAATCCACGGAAGAAGGAGCCCGCTTAGGCGCGGCGCATTTCTTAGGGAGAACCCCGCGTTTAGATGCCAGCTCGGTTAAAGAGCAGATTTTTGCCGTGGTTCAGAAAGACCCCAGCGCCAACGTGCGCATGGCCGCCGTGTTGGCGCTGGGCAAAATGACCGACACTTCCAGAGTGGCGGCCGTGGCCATGGCTGCACTTAAAAACGATACTGATTACCGCGTGCGCGTGAACGCCGTTCGACCACTCAACGCGTTCCCATATGAGCAGGTGAAAACTGCTGCTTGGGCAGCCTTGGCAGATACTCATCCGCACGTAGCATTGAGCGCCGCCGACTATTTAACTGCCAAAGCCCCCGCCACAGAAGCCAACAGATTAGCCGAAGCCGCCAACAAACAGCCTGACTGGCGCGTGCGGGCTACCTTGTTTGGGGCTGCCTTGGCCGCCACGCCGGCCAGCCAGAAAGCCAGTGTATCGCAGGAAATTCAGAAGCGGTTCACGGCCAGCAGCAATGCCTATGAAAAAGCGGCCTTGCTCACCGCCCTGGCCAAAGATCAGAGCCAGCATACGTTTATTCAGCAACAGGTTTTTTCGGCTAGTCACCCTGCCATTGGCACCGCCGGTTTAGAGGCACTGGTGAGCATGCGCGGGCAAAAAGATTTCCCCGGGGCCGATATTCCGGCGTTTAACCAGTATTTCCAGAAAGCCATTCAGAGCGGCGAGATTGCGTTGGTGGGCATTGCCGCGGGCGCCATCAGAAACCCGAGCCTGGGCTTGAAAGACGCCTACCCAGACCGTTCGTTTTTAACCCAGGCCCGCGACAAACTGCAGCTGCCGCGTGATGTGGAGACGTACCAGGAGTTGCAGCGCAGCATTGACTTCCTGGAAGGGAAAACCACAGCCCCGGCCACCAAAACCCCGTTCACGCACCCTACCAACTGGACCACGGTCAACAGCCTTCGCAAAAACCAGCAGGTGCAGCTGCGCACGTCTAAAGGCAACATTACTTTTGAGCTGTTTGTAGAGGAAGCTCCCGCCAGCGTGGCCAATTTTGTGGAGCTGGTGCAGAAAAAGTTTTATGACGGCAAGAACTTCCACCGCGTGGTGCCCAACTTTGTGGCCCAGGGCGGCGACCCGCGCGGTGACGGCTGGGGCAGCAGCGACTATTCCATCCGGTCAGAATTTGCTGATCTGAACTTCCTGGAAGGCTACGTGGGCATGGCCAGCGCCGGCAAAGACACTGAGAGCGTGCAGTGGTTCATCACCCATTCGCCCACCCCGCACCTGGACGGCAAATACACCATCTTTGCCCGCGTGGTCAAAGGCATGGACGTGGTGCATAAACTGAACATTGGCGATACCATTGAGAAGGTGACCTTGGTGAAGTAG
- a CDS encoding ABC transporter ATP-binding protein has protein sequence MAFWSNIFGKKPPVQGKPPLSVQQRVSALKHLPPFLKLVWQTNPKMAMANVVLRLLRATVPLGMLYVGQLIIDEVVRLTNAADKDLTQLLTLVAIEFGLAVVSDILNRGIALLDGLLGDLFANQSSIRLMEHAADLDLDQFEDSAFYDKLERARRQTLSRTILMSQVLGQMQDMLTMVILAVGLISFYPWLLMLLLVAVLPAFLGESHFNERSYSLVHGWTPERRELDYLRQVGASDDTAKEVKIFGLSDFLTNRFRELSTQFYLDNKKLVVKRAGWGTVFAALGSAGYYGAYGYLVMQTVQGQVSLGQLTFLAGSFMRLRGLLEAVLNRFTSVAEGALYLQDFFDFFELQPRIKRKASAPPFPKPIRHGFTFENVGFKYRNAEKWAIRNLNFTLHAGEKLALVGENGAGKTTLVKLLSRLYDPTEGRILLDGIDLREYDPADLRSEIGVIFQDFVRFQMSAGTNIAIGRIDQKENRPRIESSAQQSLADTVVAKLPDGYDQIIGRRFNKGVDLSGGEWQKIALGRAYMRDAQLLILDEPTAALDARAEHEVFQRFSELTRGKTAVLISHRFSTVRMADRILVIENGQFVEMGSHEDLIAKGVRYAELFRLQAKGYM, from the coding sequence ATGGCATTTTGGTCTAATATATTCGGGAAGAAGCCCCCAGTACAGGGCAAGCCGCCGCTGTCTGTGCAGCAGCGGGTGAGCGCGCTCAAGCACCTTCCGCCTTTTCTAAAACTGGTCTGGCAGACCAACCCCAAAATGGCCATGGCTAACGTGGTGCTGCGGCTTCTGCGCGCCACGGTGCCGCTGGGCATGCTGTATGTGGGGCAGTTGATCATTGACGAAGTGGTGCGCCTCACCAATGCTGCAGACAAAGACCTCACCCAATTGCTAACCTTGGTGGCCATAGAATTTGGGCTGGCCGTGGTTTCTGACATTTTGAACCGAGGCATTGCGTTGCTAGACGGGCTTTTGGGTGATCTCTTCGCGAACCAATCGTCCATCAGGTTAATGGAGCACGCCGCCGATCTGGACCTGGATCAGTTTGAGGACTCGGCGTTTTATGACAAGCTGGAACGTGCCCGTCGGCAGACTTTGAGCCGAACCATCTTGATGAGCCAGGTCTTGGGTCAGATGCAGGATATGCTCACCATGGTCATTCTGGCCGTGGGCTTGATTTCTTTCTACCCCTGGCTTTTAATGCTTTTGCTGGTGGCCGTGCTGCCCGCATTTCTGGGCGAATCACATTTCAACGAACGCAGCTATTCTCTGGTGCATGGCTGGACGCCTGAACGCCGTGAACTGGATTACCTGCGCCAGGTGGGCGCCAGCGATGACACGGCCAAAGAAGTCAAGATCTTCGGGCTGTCAGATTTCTTGACCAACCGGTTTAGAGAACTTTCCACGCAATTTTACCTTGATAACAAAAAGCTGGTGGTCAAACGGGCCGGCTGGGGAACCGTGTTCGCGGCGCTGGGCAGTGCCGGTTATTATGGCGCGTACGGGTATTTGGTGATGCAGACCGTGCAAGGCCAGGTTTCCCTAGGGCAGCTCACTTTTTTGGCCGGTTCTTTTATGCGCCTTCGCGGATTATTAGAAGCTGTGCTCAACCGGTTCACCAGTGTGGCCGAAGGCGCGCTCTACCTCCAGGATTTCTTCGATTTCTTTGAGTTGCAGCCACGCATCAAGCGCAAGGCCTCGGCCCCTCCATTTCCCAAGCCCATCCGGCACGGATTCACGTTTGAGAACGTGGGTTTCAAGTACCGCAACGCTGAAAAATGGGCCATCCGGAACCTCAACTTTACGCTGCACGCCGGCGAAAAACTGGCCTTGGTGGGCGAAAACGGAGCCGGCAAAACCACGTTGGTCAAGCTTCTCTCCCGCCTCTATGACCCCACAGAAGGCCGAATTCTGCTGGACGGCATTGACCTGCGTGAGTACGACCCCGCCGATTTACGCAGCGAGATTGGTGTGATTTTCCAGGATTTTGTGCGGTTTCAGATGAGCGCGGGCACCAACATCGCCATTGGCAGAATTGACCAGAAAGAGAACCGGCCCCGCATTGAGTCCTCGGCGCAGCAAAGCCTGGCAGATACCGTGGTGGCCAAACTCCCCGATGGCTATGACCAGATCATTGGCCGCCGGTTCAACAAAGGCGTGGATTTGTCTGGCGGCGAATGGCAGAAAATAGCGCTGGGTCGGGCCTACATGCGAGATGCGCAACTGCTTATTCTGGACGAACCCACCGCCGCCTTGGACGCCCGCGCCGAGCACGAAGTCTTCCAACGCTTCTCAGAACTCACCCGCGGCAAAACCGCCGTGTTAATCTCCCACCGCTTCTCCACCGTGCGCATGGCCGACAGGATTCTGGTCATTGAAAACGGCCAATTCGTGGAGATGGGCTCACATGAAGACTTGATTGCCAAAGGCGTCCGCTACGCAGAACTGTTTAGGTTACAAGCGAAGGGATACATGTAA
- a CDS encoding DUF4249 domain-containing protein has product MASVISIRLRKCLVWLLVGLCACVEQYTPDVEDVTTNYLVVDGFINSQGATTIKLSRTQPISQEENAAVERGATVQVQELDGPSHALAEVAGGTYKGAAGVINPAKKYRLYLKTSAGKEYASDYVPVMVTPPIDAVTWKVELDGVQIYVSTHDDQQNTRYYRWDFEETFQFSSAFYSQMVFQNNQLTYRKDNIFMCWRDAAPGLFYLGSSVKLAQDVIHEAALVKLNSSNFKLKHRYSILVKQYAQTKEAFAYWEKLKKNTQDIGSLYDPLPTVLTGNVQSLSDPKETVIGYVSATSVQEKRIFIDRSQLPATWQFEDEYSNCRGAVDSTYLGSMNMAIGADSEQSEIRLLGPIIKQGFLVGAYFYRADCVDCRFRGTNIKPAFWED; this is encoded by the coding sequence ATGGCTTCTGTTATTTCTATTCGTCTGAGAAAGTGCCTGGTGTGGCTGTTGGTAGGTTTATGTGCGTGCGTGGAGCAGTACACCCCAGACGTGGAGGATGTGACCACCAACTACCTGGTGGTAGACGGGTTCATTAACAGCCAGGGTGCCACTACCATCAAGCTTTCCAGAACGCAGCCTATTAGCCAAGAGGAAAACGCAGCCGTGGAGCGCGGCGCCACCGTGCAGGTGCAGGAGCTAGATGGACCCAGCCATGCTTTAGCGGAAGTAGCCGGTGGTACCTATAAAGGAGCGGCCGGCGTCATAAATCCCGCCAAAAAGTACCGGCTCTACCTCAAAACCTCGGCTGGAAAAGAATACGCCTCTGACTATGTGCCCGTCATGGTCACGCCCCCCATCGACGCCGTTACCTGGAAAGTGGAGTTGGATGGCGTGCAGATCTACGTGAGTACCCATGACGACCAACAGAATACCCGCTATTACCGCTGGGATTTTGAGGAAACTTTTCAATTCTCCTCTGCTTTCTATTCGCAGATGGTATTTCAGAATAACCAACTCACGTATAGGAAAGACAATATTTTTATGTGTTGGCGAGATGCCGCCCCAGGGTTGTTTTACCTAGGGTCTAGCGTGAAACTTGCCCAAGATGTCATTCATGAAGCGGCACTGGTGAAACTCAATTCATCCAACTTTAAACTCAAGCATAGATACAGCATCTTGGTGAAACAGTACGCACAGACCAAAGAGGCGTTTGCGTATTGGGAGAAGCTCAAGAAAAACACGCAGGATATTGGCTCTCTCTATGACCCCTTGCCCACCGTGCTCACCGGAAACGTGCAGTCGCTCTCTGACCCCAAGGAAACCGTGATTGGCTATGTCAGTGCCACTTCCGTGCAGGAAAAACGAATTTTTATTGACAGGTCACAATTGCCTGCCACCTGGCAGTTTGAAGACGAATACAGCAACTGCCGGGGTGCAGTAGATTCAACCTACTTAGGTAGTATGAACATGGCCATAGGAGCAGATTCTGAACAGTCTGAGATCCGGTTGTTAGGGCCAATTATTAAGCAAGGGTTTTTAGTAGGGGCCTATTTTTATAGGGCAGATTGCGTGGACTGCCGTTTCAGGGGCACCAACATCAAACCAGCGTTTTGGGAAGATTAG
- a CDS encoding TonB-dependent receptor domain-containing protein has translation MKNSLQRKLFSIVALMLLVASSAFAQRTIRGKVIDAVTQESLPGASVSVKGTTDGTTTEVDGSFTLKTNAENVTLVVNYLGYGQLEFPVSGSNAGTLRLRASENNINEVVVTGNSFAIERETPVAMSTITSEVIVEKASQQEFPELLKSTPGVYATRGSGGGFGDSRINMRGFQSANIAVLINGIPVNDMESGRVFWSNWAGLTDVTKFMQTQRGLGASKVAVPSIGGTINIQTRTTDAKQGGFISQSFGNNNYNKTAFSLSSGLSEKGWAFSIAGSKNTGDGWFEGLAYEAYTYFFNVSKVINEKHTLSLTGFGAPQYHGSRFERRGIQYYKDAPQGIRFNPNWGVLNGENQTISGNFYHKPQVSLNHYWTINETSSLSTAVYGSLGQGGNEFPNNANLFLGTRTAGEYSPVDIDKLVDMNVASTDGNAVAYLQSNRNDHIWTGVLSTYQKSLTENFDLLAGVDLRYYRGIHYNSVRNLLGAEYVLDRYTGGRGDINNPNNIARTGDKIQFDWDGIVNWGGGFLQGEYKVGPLAAFVSLAASNTSYQRLDRFRYASNDPARKSEKVNFFGFQTKGGANYNLTENHNVFANVGYFEKAPFFTTVFPGRDLSRNQNVPNADAENEKILSYELGYGFRTANFTANVNLYRTTWKDRTLSRNLTGQDGNPLFVNLLGVDALHQGLEIDFRYEPIRRVTLTGMLSVGDWTWTNDISEVVVEASQLSSNRPEVIGPFNIAGLKVGDAPQTTAALGLNINVIDDLKIGADYNYYANFSSDFNPTSLPVNRDPYTWKVPNYSLLDLNAVFRFKFAGMNASLIGNVNNVLDTEYISDALANFVAPGENRPAVSNATNSSVYFGAGRTWTTTLRINF, from the coding sequence ATGAAAAACTCTTTACAACGGAAACTATTCTCAATAGTTGCCTTAATGCTTCTTGTTGCGTCCTCGGCCTTCGCGCAGCGGACTATTAGAGGAAAAGTGATTGATGCGGTTACCCAAGAGTCTTTGCCAGGGGCTTCGGTGTCTGTGAAAGGGACCACTGACGGCACCACAACAGAGGTTGACGGGTCGTTCACCCTGAAAACCAACGCAGAGAACGTAACCTTGGTGGTAAACTACCTGGGTTATGGACAATTGGAGTTTCCGGTGTCTGGTTCTAACGCAGGTACCCTGCGCTTACGGGCTTCAGAAAACAACATCAATGAAGTAGTGGTGACTGGTAACAGCTTCGCTATTGAGCGGGAAACCCCGGTGGCCATGTCAACCATCACCAGTGAGGTGATTGTGGAGAAAGCCAGCCAGCAGGAATTCCCTGAGTTGTTGAAGTCTACGCCCGGTGTATATGCCACCAGAGGCTCAGGCGGTGGTTTTGGAGACTCCAGAATCAACATGCGTGGTTTCCAGAGTGCCAACATTGCGGTATTGATCAACGGAATTCCGGTGAATGACATGGAAAGCGGCCGCGTTTTCTGGTCTAACTGGGCCGGTTTGACCGACGTGACCAAATTCATGCAGACCCAAAGAGGATTGGGAGCTTCTAAAGTGGCAGTGCCTTCTATTGGTGGTACCATCAACATCCAAACCAGAACCACAGATGCCAAGCAAGGCGGGTTTATCTCTCAGTCTTTCGGTAACAACAACTATAACAAAACCGCTTTCTCGCTTTCTTCTGGGTTGTCAGAAAAAGGCTGGGCATTCTCTATTGCCGGCTCTAAAAACACCGGTGACGGTTGGTTTGAAGGATTAGCCTACGAGGCGTACACGTATTTCTTCAACGTGTCTAAAGTGATCAATGAGAAACACACGCTTTCTTTGACTGGTTTTGGCGCGCCACAGTACCACGGCTCAAGATTTGAGAGAAGAGGCATTCAATATTACAAAGATGCTCCACAGGGCATCAGATTTAACCCTAACTGGGGTGTGTTGAACGGCGAGAACCAAACCATTAGCGGTAACTTCTACCATAAACCACAGGTTTCTTTGAACCACTACTGGACCATCAATGAGACTTCTTCTTTGTCAACGGCGGTGTATGGTTCTTTGGGCCAGGGTGGTAATGAATTCCCGAACAATGCTAACTTATTTTTAGGCACTAGAACCGCTGGTGAGTATTCTCCCGTAGATATTGACAAACTGGTTGACATGAACGTGGCTTCTACAGACGGAAACGCCGTGGCATATTTACAGTCAAACAGAAATGACCACATATGGACGGGTGTGTTGAGCACCTATCAGAAATCATTGACTGAAAACTTTGACTTATTGGCTGGGGTGGATTTGCGTTACTACAGAGGTATTCACTACAACTCAGTACGTAACTTGTTAGGCGCTGAGTATGTGCTGGACCGTTATACTGGTGGCCGTGGTGATATCAACAACCCAAATAACATTGCCAGAACCGGTGACAAAATTCAATTTGACTGGGATGGTATTGTGAACTGGGGCGGTGGCTTCCTGCAAGGGGAGTATAAAGTAGGTCCTTTGGCCGCGTTTGTGTCCTTGGCCGCTTCTAACACGTCTTATCAGCGTTTAGACCGTTTCAGATATGCTTCTAATGACCCAGCCCGTAAGAGCGAGAAAGTAAACTTCTTCGGGTTCCAGACTAAAGGTGGTGCCAACTATAACCTGACAGAGAACCACAACGTGTTCGCCAACGTGGGTTATTTTGAGAAAGCGCCTTTCTTCACCACCGTATTCCCAGGTCGTGATTTGTCAAGAAACCAGAACGTTCCTAACGCAGACGCAGAGAATGAGAAAATCTTGAGCTACGAGTTAGGCTACGGTTTCAGGACCGCTAATTTCACGGCCAACGTGAACTTGTACCGCACCACCTGGAAAGACAGAACACTCTCTAGAAATCTTACTGGCCAGGACGGGAACCCTTTGTTTGTTAATTTGTTAGGAGTAGACGCCCTGCACCAAGGATTGGAGATTGATTTCAGATATGAGCCTATCAGAAGAGTAACCCTAACCGGTATGCTGTCAGTAGGTGACTGGACCTGGACCAATGACATTAGTGAAGTAGTGGTGGAAGCTTCTCAATTAAGCAGCAACAGACCAGAAGTGATTGGACCATTCAACATTGCCGGCCTTAAAGTGGGAGACGCTCCGCAGACCACAGCTGCTTTGGGCTTGAACATTAACGTGATTGATGACTTGAAAATTGGAGCAGACTATAACTACTATGCCAACTTCAGCTCAGACTTTAACCCAACCAGCTTACCAGTGAACAGAGACCCGTACACCTGGAAAGTACCAAACTACTCTTTGTTGGATTTGAACGCGGTGTTCAGATTTAAATTTGCAGGCATGAACGCTTCTTTGATTGGCAACGTGAACAACGTGTTAGACACTGAGTACATCTCAGACGCGCTGGCCAACTTTGTAGCTCCTGGTGAGAACCGTCCTGCGGTAAGCAACGCCACTAACTCCTCTGTGTATTTTGGCGCCGGCAGAACCTGGACAACTACTTTAAGAATTAACTTTTAA